One genomic region from Phragmites australis chromosome 1, lpPhrAust1.1, whole genome shotgun sequence encodes:
- the LOC133919114 gene encoding polyamine oxidase 1-like has product MVAKKPRVVIVGAGVAGLTAAQRLCGGGGDRFEVTVVEAGDCAGGRVLTSEFAGHRVEMGATWVQGIDGSPVYALARDAGALGGEDAGGGWLPYERMDGFPDRVLTVAEGGEVVDADRVARPIEELYRGMMEAARAGDVSGGGGVEEYLRRGLRAYQAVRPGGGKELEDVEEALLAMHINRERTDTSADDLCILDLTAEGEYRDFPGDHVTIPGGYSRVVEHLVAALPPATVRLGLRLCRLDWGETPVRLHFADGAPTLTADHVILTVSLGVLKASLGKDSSAAGAITFDPPLPQFKRDAVARLGFGVVNKLFMELEAVEALEPEGGHGGDRHLATSAPPGFPFLHMAFRGHVSKMPWWMRGTESICPVHAGSSVALAWFAGREAAHLESLPGDEVIRGIHATLDSFLPAPPRGRVGPTATSRWRVRRIKRSGWATDPLFLGSYSYVAVGSSGEDLDRMAEPLPRGQDADDRAPLRVLFAGEATHRTHYSTTHAAYLSGVREADRLLQHYR; this is encoded by the coding sequence ATGGTGGCCAAGAAGCCGAGGGTCGTCATAGTGGGCGCGGGCGTGGCCGGGCTCACGGCGGCGCAGCGGCTgtgcggcgggggcggggacaGGTTCGAGGTCACGGTCGTGGAGGCCGGCGACTGCGCGGGCGGCCGTGTGCTGACGTCCGAGTTCGCGGGCCACCGGGTCGAGATGGGCGCCACGTGGGTGCAGGGGATCGACGGGAGCCCCGTGTACGCGCTGGCGCGCGacgccggcgcgctcggcgggGAGGATGCTGGCGGTGGCTGGCTCCCGTACGAGCGCATGGACGGATTCCCCGACCGCGTGCTGACTGTCGCCGAGGGCGGCGAGGTCGTCGACGCGGACCGGGTGGCCAGGCCGATCGAGGAGCTGTACAGGGGCATGATGGAGGCCGCGCGTGCCGGCGATGTGAGCGGCGGAGGGGGCGTCGAGGAGTACCTGCGGCGCGGGCTCCGCGCGTACCAGGCGGTGCGCCCGGGTGGTGGCAAGGAGCTGGAGGACGTCGAGGAGGCGCTGCTCGCCATGCATATAAACCGGGAGCGGACGGACACCTCTGCAGACGACCTCTGCATCCTCGACCTCACAGCCGAGGGCGAGTACCGCGACTTCCCCGGTGACCACGTCACGATCCCCGGCGGGTACTCCCGCGTCGTCGAGCACCTCGTCGCGGCGCTCCCGCCAGCCACCGTCCGCCTCGGCCTCCGCCTCTGCCGTCTCGACTGGGGCGAGACACCTGTGCGTCTCCACTTCGCCGATGGCGCGCCGACACTCACCGCCGACCATGTTATCCTGACGGTTTCGCTAGGCGTCCTCAAGGCCAGCCTCGGCAAGGATTCCTCCGCCGCGGGCGCCATCACCTTCGACCCGCCGCTCCCGCAGTTCAAGCGCGACGCCGTCGCGCGCCTCGGCTTCGGCGTCGTGAATAAGCTGTTCATGGAGTTGGAGGCCGTGGAGGCACTGGAACCGGAAGGCGGCCACGGCGGCGACCGTCACCTGGCCACGTCGGCGCCGCCGGGTTTCCCGTTCTTGCACATGGCGTTCCGAGGGCACGTGTCTAAGATGCCGTGGTGGATGCGCGGCACCGAGTCGATCTGCCCCGTGCACGCGGGCTCCAGCGTGGCGCTAGCGTGGTTCGCCGGGCGGGAGGCCGCGCACCTGGAATCCCTCCCCGGCGACGAGGTCATCCGCGGGATCCACGCCACGTTGGACTCGTTCCTCCCGGCCCCACCCCGCGGCCGCGTGGGGCCCACCGCGACGTCACGGTGGAGGGTGAGGCGAATCAAGAGGAGCGGGTGGGCCACGGACCCGCTGTTCCTGGGGTCCTACAGCTACGTGGCCGTCGGCTCGAGCGGCGAGGACCTCGATCGGATGGCCGAGCCGCTGCCACGCGGGCAGGACGCCGACGACCGGGCGCCGCTACGCGTTCTGTTCGCCGGCGAGGCGACGCACCGGACGCACTACTCGACGACGCACGCGGCGTACCTGAGCGGCGTGCGGGAGGCCGACCGGTTGCTGCAGCACTATCGTTAG
- the LOC133919122 gene encoding probable mitochondrial-processing peptidase subunit beta, mitochondrial: protein MAATAARSRRRVLPYLHRLLHSGSAPAASPSPSRFLRHASQVPRAADHSPFLRLPAAHVSTLPTGLRVVTQAYPAATRMASVGVWVDAGSRFELSGTNGTAHFLEHMAFKGTARRPDAYALEVEIEDMGARLNAYTSREQTTFFADVQARHVPAALDVLSDILQHPRFPEKAIQRERGVILREMEEVQGMMEEVIFDHLHAAAFRDHPLGDTILGPEENIKSILKKDLKQYISTHYTCPRMVVSAAGAVNHDEVVDQVKELFTGFSTDPTTADQLVEANPAIFTGSEVRVENAEMPLAHLAIAFKGSSWTDPSSIPLMVIQSILGSWNRSIGVGNCSGSALARGVSNGNLAESLMAFNTNYRDTGIFGIYTTAPSDTLHELSRLIMAEFRRLAFEVSETEVARARNQLKSALLLHIDGSTAVAENNGRQMLTYGRVMPFLELFARIDAVDCATIMETAKEYITDKDIALAAVGPLSNLPELSWFRSETCSDKEFTRRIFFQNAQNN, encoded by the exons atggccgccaccgccgcccgctCGAGGCGCCGGGTCCTGCCCTACCTCCACCGCCTCCTTCACTCGGGCTccgcccccgccgcctccccctcGCCCAGCCGCTTCCTCCGCCACGCCTCGCAGGTGCCCCGCGCCGCCGACCACTCCCCCTTCCTCCGCCTCCCCGCCGCGCACGTCTCCACGCTCCCCACGGGCCTCCGCGTCGTCACGCAGGCCTACCCGGCCGCCACCCGCATGGCCTCTGTCGGCGTCTGGGTCGACGCCGGAAGCCGGTTCGAGCTTTCCGGTACCAACGGCACCGCGCACTTCCTCGAGCACATGGCCTTCAAGGGCACCGCGCGCCGTCCTGACGCTTACGCGCTCGAGGTGGAGATCGAGGACATGGGCGCGCGCCTCAACGCGTACACCTCCCGCGAGCAGACCACCTTCTTCGCCGACGTGCAGGCGCGGCACGTGCCGGCCGCGCTCGACGTCCTCAGCGACATACTCCAGCACCCGCGCTTCCCCGAGAAGGCCATCCAGCGCGAGCGCGGCGTCATCCTccgtgagatggaggag GTGCAAGGAATGATGGAAGAGGTGATATTTGATCACTTGCATGCTGCAGCGTTCCGAGACCATCCACTAGGGGACACGATATTAGGTCCTGAAGAGAACATTAAATCAATCTTGAAGAAAGATTTGAAGCAGTATATCTCAACTCACTATACCTGTCCTCGAATG GTTGTATCTGCTGCTGGAGCTGTCAATCATGATGAGGTTGTTGATCAAGTGAAAGAATTATTTACAGGATTCTCTACTGATCCAACTACTGCAGATCAGCTTGTTGAGGCAAACCCGGCTATTTTTACTGGATCGGAG GTTCGTGTGGAAAATGCGGAGATGCCTCTAGCGCACCTTGCAATTGCTTTCAAGGGTTCATCATGGACTGACCCTAGCTCCATCCCCCTTATGGTGATCCAAAGCATATTGGGATCCTGGAATAGGAGCATTGGGGTTGGGAACTGCTCAGG GTCTGCTTTAGCTCGTGGTGTCAGCAATGGTAATTTAGCTGAGAGCTTGATGGCGTTCAACACTAACTACCGGGACACAGGAATATTTGGCATTTATACTACTGCTCCG TCTGATACCCTGCATGAGCTGTCACGGTTAATAATGGCAGAATTTAGAAGACTTGCTTTTGAAGTGTCAGAAACAGAGGTTGCTCGTGCACGTAATCAG CTGAAATCTGCTCTATTACTTCACATTGATGGATCCACTGCAGTTGCTGAGAATAATGGTCGCCAG ATGCTAACTTATGGGCGAGTAATGCCTTTCCTAGAACTTTTTGCACGCATCGATGCTGTTGACTGTGCTACAATAATGGAAACTGCTAAGGAATACATAACTGATAAG GACATTGCTCTTGCTGCAGTGGGACCTCTCTCGAATTTGCCAGAGCTTAGTTGGTTTCGCTCGGAGACATGTTCTGATAAAGAATTTACTCGAAGAATATTCTTTCAGAACGCACAGAATAATTGA